From the genome of Rathayibacter sp. VKM Ac-2804:
TACGCCGGCCACTACGGCGACTACGCGCTGCACCGCAGCCGGGTGGTCGACGCGATCTACCGCTCCGCCGCCGAGAAGAAGGAGGTGGCGGTCGCATGAGCGCTCCCCTCGAGGTCCTGGTCTGGAACGAGTTCCGCCACGAGACGCGCGGCGACGAGACCGTGATGCGGCACTACCCCGACGGCATCCACCGGGTGATCGCGGACGGATTGTCCGAGTCGCTCGGCGACGCGGTCTCGGTGCGCACCGCGACCCTCCCCGAGCCCGAGCACGGGCTGACCGAGGAGGCGCTCGCGAAGACCGACGTCCTGCTCTGGTGGGCGCACATCGCGCACCCGGAGGTGTCGGACGAGGTCGTGCAGCGGGTGCTGCGGCACGTGCAGGAGGGGATGGGCATCCTGATCCTGCACTCCGGGCACTACTCGAAGATCTTCCAGGCGCTGATGGGCACGACCTGCTCGCTGAAGTGGCGGAACGACCACGACCGCGAGCTGGTCTGGACGATCGCGCCGACCCATCCGATCGCCGAGGGCGTGCCGAGCCCGATCGTCATCCCCGAGCAGGAGATGTACGGCGAGTACTTCGACATCCCGGTGCCCGAGGAGACGGTCTTCCTCTCGACCTTCTCGGGCGGCGAGGTCTTCCGCTCCGGAGTGACCTACACCCGGGGCCTGGGCAAGGTGTTCTACTTCTCGCCCGGCGACCAGGACTACCCCGTCTACCACCACCCCGACATCAAGCGGGTGCTGGCTAACGCCGCGCAGTGGGCGCGCCCCAAGCGCGAGCGCACCCCGCTGACGGCCGACCACCACCCCCGAGGCTGGTTCGAGTCCTGACCCCTCCCGCGAGATGCCACTTGTGCACGCCTTTCACGGCGTGTCGCGTGCACAAGTGGCATCTCGCGGAGGCGATCAGGCTCGGCGGGCGTGCCAGGCGCGGAGGGCGGCGACGCCGAGCGCGGCGACCACCAGGGCCGTCACGGGGGTTCGGAGCGAGACGGCGGGGAGCATCAGCGCGCTGGTGAAGACGGCCTGCGCGTAGTCGAGCATCTCGAGCGGATGGCGGGCGAGCACCCGCGAGCCGGCGGCGGCCGAGACGGCGGTCACCAGCACCGGCCCGACCCAGAGCACGGCGAGGCTCACGATCCAGGCGATCACCCGGCCGGCGGAGAGGACCCCGCACCAGGCGAGGGCGAGACCGGCCAGGATCCCCGGCAGCCACTGCACCGCGTTCAGCAGCGCGACTCCGGCGGCCGAGCCGTCGCGGCTGAGCGGCGCCACCACTCCGGTCAGCCACCCACCGGCGGCGACCGCAGCGAGCGAGATCGCGACGGCCGCCCCCGCCCTCGGCGCCCGGGCGATCACGAGCACGAGCAGCGCGCCGACCGCGATCGCACCGACGGTGCCGCCGACGATCGCCGCGAGGTAGAGGTCGGAGTCGCGGTCCTCCCGCAACCCGGCGGACACGGTCAGCGCCGACTGCACCAGCGCGACGACCTGCACGCCGACCGCTCCGAGCGCCGCGCCGAGCGGGCCGACGCCGCGGCGCCGACCGACGCGGGCCGCGAGTCCCGCGAGGGCCGACCCGACCACGATCACCGAGACGATCAGCGTCAGGAAGTACTGGCTGAACGGCAGGAGCGCGAGCGGCATCTCCTCGGGCAGGACGTCGGTCGCCCAGAGGTTCTGCAGCGGCAGCCGCAGCCCGGTGAGCAGCCACGGCAGCAGTCCGAGCACGCCCGCTGCGACGCCGACCCCGAGACTCGGGAGCAGGCGCGGGCGAGGGTGGACGGGCGCTGCGGAGGAGGTCACCCGACCATCCTCCCGCGAGTGCTGTCCCGCGGGGGCCCGCTCGTGCGACTGTGAGGAGTCCCCGCTCCACCCCGCATCCACGCCCCACACGAGAGGAGGGCCGCCGTGGCCCTCGACCAGACCGTCCGCTCCTCCGCGGCCGAGCTCGACCGCCTCGACCCGCTCGCTGGCTACCGCTCGCGCTTCGTCGGCGCGGACGACCTGGCGCTGCCCGCCTACGTCGACGGCAACTCGCTCGGCCGTCCGCTGAAGGTCCTGACCGAGCGCTACGCCGCGTTCGTCGAGCAGGAGTGGGGGAACCGCCTCATCCGCGGCTGGGACGACAGCTGGTTCCAGCTGCCGCTGACGCTCGGCGACCGCCTCGGCCGCTCCGTGCTGGGCGCCGCTCCCGGCCAGGTCGTCGTCGGCGACTCCACCACCGTCTCGCTCTACAAGCTGATCCGCACCGCGCTGACCGCCCGGCCCGGCCGCTCCGAGATCGTCATCGACCGCGGCAACTTCCCGACCGACCGCTTCGTGGTCGAGGGCATCGCCGCCGAGACCGGCGCCACGATCCGCTGGATCGAGACCGAGTCCGGCAGCGGGGTCACGCCCGACGACGTCCGCGCGGTCGTCGGGGCCGACACGGCCGTGGTCGTGCTGAGCCAGGTCGCCTACCGCTCCGGCTACGCCGCCGACGTCCCGGCGATCACCGCGATCGTGCACGAGCACGGCGCGCTGGTGCTCTGGGACGTCTGCCACTCCGTCGGCGTGCTGCCGATCGAGCTCGACGCCTGGGGCGTGGACCTGGCGACGGGCTGCACCTACAAGTACCTCAACGGCGGCCCGGGCGCCCCCGCCTTCCTCTACGTGCGCCGCGAGCTGATCGCCGGGGCTCAGCAGCCGATCCAGGGCTGGATGGGCGTCAAGGACTCGTTCCGGATGGGCGAGGACTACGACCCCGCCGACGGCATCCGCCGCTTCCTCAGCGGGACGCCGCCGATCGTCGGGATGCTCGCGATGCAGGCGATGCTCGACCTGATCGAGGAGGCCGGCCTGCCCGCGATCCACGCCAAGTCGATCGCGCTGACCGCCTTCGCCGTCGAGCTGTTCGACGAGCACCTCGCCCCGCTCGGCGTCGAGCTGTCGACCACCCGCGAGCCCGCGCGCCGCGGCGGCCACATCACCGTCGACCACCCGGACTTCGCCGCGATGGTGCCCGTGCTCTGGAAGCGCGGGATCATCCCGGACTTCCGCACGCCCAGCGGCATCCGGCTCGGCCTCTCGCCGCTCTCCACCTCCTTCGCGGAGGTCGAGACCGTGGTCCTTGCGGTGCGCGACCTGCTCGTCGAGGGGGCGCGCGAGTCCCGAGAGGTCCACGGCGGAGCGTGAGCGGGGTCCTCGACCTCGTGGCGCGCGAGGCCGACCAGGTGCTCCGCTACGGCGAGGCACCGGAGCAGATCGCCGAGCACTACCGCGGCTCCGGTAAGGGCCTCGTGCTGGTCGTGCACGGCGGCTTCTGGCGCGCGCGCTGGGACCGGAGCCACGCGCGTCCGCTGGCCGCCGCGCTCGCCGACGCCGGCTGGTCGGTGCTGCTGCTCGAGTACCGGCGCGTCGGCGACGAGGGCGGCGGACGGCCGGGCACCTTCGACGACGTCCTCGCGGCGATCGCGGCGCTCCCGCCGCTGCTCCCCGCGGAGGAGCGCCCGCGCACGGTCCTGGTCGGCCACTCGGCCGGCGGCCACCTGGCGCTGTGGTCGCAGGCCGCACATCCCTCGCCGCACATCGACGCCGTCGTCTCGCTCGCCGGAGTCGTCGACCTGCGCGCCGCCGCCGACGAGCGGCTGGGCGACGGTGCGGTCGCGGAGCTGCTGGGGCCGGACGGCCCGCTCGACGACCTCGACCCGGCGCGGCTCCCCGGCCCGCCGATGCCGACCGTGCTGCTGCACGGCGCCCTCGACGACGAGGTCCCGATCGCGCACAGCCGCCGCTACTGCGTCGCGCACCCGTCCGCGCGCCTCGTCGAGCTCCCGGACGCCGACCACTACGCCCCGATCGACCCGCGCACCCCCGCGTTCGCCGCCCTCCTGGCCGTCCTCTCAACAGTGCCCCTGCACAACTGAGGCGGGATCTCCCGAATCGACCTGTTCTCCCGCCGATCGCGCTTCCTGGCCATGGTTGTGCACCCGTTCGCGGGTCGACCCTCTCGTCAGAGATCGGGCACGGAGGCGGCGGACATCGCTCGGTGTCTCGGCGAAAGGCAGGGCTCGGCCGTCAGGCGCGCAGTCATGCTGGTCGAGTAGCCCCGCAGGGGCGTATCGAGACCCACCGTCCTCAGTGGGGCGGTCTGCAGACTCGTCCTGCCGGCGGTGGTGGATCTCGATACGCTCGCTTCGCGGGCCACTCGATCAGCATGGACGGGTCCGCGCAAAGGCGGTGAGCGATCCGCGAGGCGGCGGGGGCCGCCGCTACAGGGCCGGCGGATAGAGGAAGAGGGGGACCTGCGCCGTGGGGAAGGTGCGGGTGACGTAGCTGTGGCGGCCGCCATAGTTGTACTCCTCGAGGAGGACGGTGCCGTCGTCGTTGACCTGCTGCACGTAGGAGACGTGGTTGTAGGTCCACCAGGCGACGCAGCCGACGATCGGGACGGCGCTGGTGGCCCAGCCCTTTGCGGCCCAGTTGTCCGGCCACTCCCAGGCGCTGCCGCCCAGCGGGGTGATGTTGCCCCAGGTGTACGTCCACGGCGCTGCGGTCGCGCCGGCGTCGCGGTTCAGGCGCCAGGCCACGAAGTCGACGCACTCGCGGTAGTAGTAGCCGAGCGGGGAGAGCCCGCCGCCGTTGTCGTCGATCGTCTCGTGCGGCCACGGGTAGTCGTCGCCGACGGCGCGGGTCTGCACGGTGCTGAAGCCGCCGCCGTTCGCGTTCTGCAGGACGGCCGCCTGGCGGCCGGCCTCGTCGAGCTGCGCCTGCGTCGGTGCGGCGAACGCGTCGCGGACGGCGGTCTGGCCGGCCGCCTCCGAGGAGACGGTGAGGTTCTGCAGGCCGACGCGATTCGCGGCGGTGCCGGCCGCCGTGGCCGCGGTGCTGCGGGCGCCGTACGCGGGGAGGGCCGCGGTGGCGAAGAGGCCGCCGACGATCGAGAACGTGGCGAAGCCG
Proteins encoded in this window:
- a CDS encoding alpha/beta fold hydrolase, which gives rise to MSGVLDLVAREADQVLRYGEAPEQIAEHYRGSGKGLVLVVHGGFWRARWDRSHARPLAAALADAGWSVLLLEYRRVGDEGGGRPGTFDDVLAAIAALPPLLPAEERPRTVLVGHSAGGHLALWSQAAHPSPHIDAVVSLAGVVDLRAAADERLGDGAVAELLGPDGPLDDLDPARLPGPPMPTVLLHGALDDEVPIAHSRRYCVAHPSARLVELPDADHYAPIDPRTPAFAALLAVLSTVPLHN
- a CDS encoding CHAP domain-containing protein, whose protein sequence is MHRTRREARAAEAAAEARVVETRVAETRVAEVRTAAAPATPRTPVAPRTPAVPQPARTGSLSRRTLGFATFSIVGGLFATAALPAYGARSTAATAAGTAANRVGLQNLTVSSEAAGQTAVRDAFAAPTQAQLDEAGRQAAVLQNANGGGFSTVQTRAVGDDYPWPHETIDDNGGGLSPLGYYYRECVDFVAWRLNRDAGATAAPWTYTWGNITPLGGSAWEWPDNWAAKGWATSAVPIVGCVAWWTYNHVSYVQQVNDDGTVLLEEYNYGGRHSYVTRTFPTAQVPLFLYPPAL
- a CDS encoding ThuA domain-containing protein, whose translation is MSAPLEVLVWNEFRHETRGDETVMRHYPDGIHRVIADGLSESLGDAVSVRTATLPEPEHGLTEEALAKTDVLLWWAHIAHPEVSDEVVQRVLRHVQEGMGILILHSGHYSKIFQALMGTTCSLKWRNDHDRELVWTIAPTHPIAEGVPSPIVIPEQEMYGEYFDIPVPEETVFLSTFSGGEVFRSGVTYTRGLGKVFYFSPGDQDYPVYHHPDIKRVLANAAQWARPKRERTPLTADHHPRGWFES
- a CDS encoding aminotransferase class V-fold PLP-dependent enzyme; translation: MALDQTVRSSAAELDRLDPLAGYRSRFVGADDLALPAYVDGNSLGRPLKVLTERYAAFVEQEWGNRLIRGWDDSWFQLPLTLGDRLGRSVLGAAPGQVVVGDSTTVSLYKLIRTALTARPGRSEIVIDRGNFPTDRFVVEGIAAETGATIRWIETESGSGVTPDDVRAVVGADTAVVVLSQVAYRSGYAADVPAITAIVHEHGALVLWDVCHSVGVLPIELDAWGVDLATGCTYKYLNGGPGAPAFLYVRRELIAGAQQPIQGWMGVKDSFRMGEDYDPADGIRRFLSGTPPIVGMLAMQAMLDLIEEAGLPAIHAKSIALTAFAVELFDEHLAPLGVELSTTREPARRGGHITVDHPDFAAMVPVLWKRGIIPDFRTPSGIRLGLSPLSTSFAEVETVVLAVRDLLVEGARESREVHGGA